In Plasmodium vinckei vinckei genome assembly, chromosome: PVVCY_06, the genomic window ACGAAAACAGCAAAAAGTTAAAAGAGTCATCAAATAGTGAACACcctttaaataataatggaaaCATGAGAGACTATTACAAAAAGCTACCAATCGTTATAATTGCTATTGGTATGGCAGGAAGTGGTAAAACAACATATATTGGagcattatataattatttaaaaatccaaagaaaaaaaaaagtatatacaATTAATCTCGATCCAGCCGTTAAACATTTACAGTACCCAacaaatatagatataagAGATAGTATAAAATACCATGAGGTTATGAAAGAATATAAACTAGGACCTAACGGTGCCATAATGACatgtttaaatttatttgctACTAGATTTGATAAGGTTATTGaaatattagaaaaaagaaaacataaattaaaCTATATAATTGTCGATACGCCCGGGCAAATTGAAGTGTTTAACTGGTCAGCTAGTgggaatataattttagaaACATTATCAGTTAGCTTTCCAGttgttattaattatattatagaCACTGTTCGATGTGAAAGACCTATTACCTTTATGTCTAATATGCTTTATGCATGtagtattttatataaaaccaGATTGCCTTTCTTAGCTTgctttaataaaattgatatCATTAGGCATGATAAATGCATTGAATGgatgaaaaattatgatactTTCAACGAAGATGTTTTAAATGACGAAACATACATGGCTAGCTTTAGTAGATCTTGTGCATTAATGATTAATGAATTTTATGAAGGAATAAAAACTGTAGGGATTTCGTCAAAAACAATTGAAGGATTTaatgatattataaaacatCTAGAATGCTTAAAGGAAGAATTTATTGATGAATATGTAGCTATAATTGAAAAACAAgtaaaaagaattaaaaaaagaaaggaAAAAGATATCAAGCTAAAGATGGAATCTTTGTTAattgaaaaacaaaaacaaatgCCCATTtctacaaataataataaaaattaaatatataaattgagaaaaatatacaatagTTGCATAAAAGttaattatatacttttaaCATTATATGATGAATAAAGGGACATAcctatatatgtgtatccCTTTAACCCTATAATTATTCAAATGTGTTGTTATTCAGTATAATAACACATAATTtgaaagtaaaaaaactttaaattcaattttttatagcatACACATACTTactaattaaaattataattaatcatatattaattttcgattttttgtattaaaaaggtatacccatttatataattatttttatttattattaatttacaaagaccttttattttatacaatttatttgtttgttatttttttattttgtttaaaccttataactttttcaattctaattattttcaccTTTTCGAAAAATGCAATGTGGCTTATCAGCATTATCCATTGTAAATAAAtgagtaaaaaaatatatacttacATATACATTGCTTTCAAAACAATTTAATATGGTTTcgttttttctttataattattttttaataaaggTTTAATATAATCTTTTATGTTGTTGTTCGTTTATTGgcaaatgataataaaaaacaattattacatttcctcaaaactattattatagacattatatcaatataaacacatatttaaatgtattttattaatgtaatacaaaaaaataaaaatatatataaatttaaattatgtaGGTTTTAGAAGAATGTTAcatattcattaatatatgctattttaaatatataataatataaccATTCTCCTGTCCTATTCTCtctctatattattttttttttcggatttttagtttttttttctttttttttcggatttttagtttttttttctttttttttcggtATTTTTTGTTCTGTTTTTTATCTCCTCGCTTTTATTTGCTTTTTCTTGTACAATTTCTTCTTTTACATTTTCCAAATTCTTATTGataatatgatatattaacTCTATTAAAttactatatttaaatcaaTTTTTagattttcattatttttatatgcatatttatttctatatttcaATGCCTAATTTGcatctttaattttattcatcatcatatattaatttcttttaGTTTCATGACATTTCTTATTCTTCATTATGGCAGCATCTTTCgaaaatttacattttttgtttgcACATCacttaaatattttatcctTTGCAATTGCACTtcacttttatttatcacTCTTAAGGAAAAATCCTACTTAAAGAAAGTTGTAAATGATCTATATATTCCTTAGAGCTTTATCTCCATCCATAACTAGGCacatttaaaattgtaGAAAAAGACATTTTGCTAAATCAACAACTTTTGAATAGCTATTCCCTTTATACTCTTAATTGGTTTTATGAATAACTACCcccaaaaaaaacattcaTAAAACTTATATAAATTCTAGCAATATCAACCAACCAATTTCgaaaatatgatatttcACTTTCTTGTATTGTCTAATAAggttatgaaaaaatatttattcaaaaatatatttattccattttttatagacatattttacaatacctattttgaatttataataaaatacatcatgtaattttatttttttttcgtttttttaattttatatgttatcGTTTAATCTAAACATAATCCAATTTGTTtgaacaaattattttggtATCTTCGTTTCTTGCAATATTATAATCAGAAATTACTTCTAACCTGTCTAGCGCatttaatgataataattttgaaataatatCAACTATTTGTATAGaataaaatgatgaaatgtttttaataatataatttttataatttttatcttcaAACAATCGAAtcatatcatttatattattagcaGAAAAGGGAGAAGACAAAGTTActaattcatataatatacaacCTACTTGAAATAAATCacttaatttatttgttttgtttaattttatagatTCATAACTTAAAAAACTTAATGTCcctaaatttttatttgatccTTTTTGTGATATACCAAAATCACCAATCTTAATTTTACCatctttaataaatatatttgtactTTTTAAATCACCATGGATTATACCATTTTTATGGATAAAACTTAATCCATTTAATATCTGGTTtagtatattaaatatttcattttctgaGTAATGGtcactatttatttttcttcttaAAATATCCGAATATAAATCTCCTTGATTACAAAATTCGATTATGAAAGATAAAGAAT contains:
- a CDS encoding XPA binding protein 1, putative — protein: MEGKKGNTKESNQEQNVNKIDNYKLSNNALNSDTLKDKQGNDISRKNLLIKENYDRTEPTDSQMDKNKESFEKRECSDTISDSYDKINQPTETENISNTSEKKINSDMQANQIDVNSINETANRINELKESNPNVLTNSKTPESIKKDENSKKLKESSNSEHPLNNNGNMRDYYKKLPIVIIAIGMAGSGKTTYIGALYNYLKIQRKKKVYTINLDPAVKHLQYPTNIDIRDSIKYHEVMKEYKLGPNGAIMTCLNLFATRFDKVIEILEKRKHKLNYIIVDTPGQIEVFNWSASGNIILETLSVSFPVVINYIIDTVRCERPITFMSNMLYACSILYKTRLPFLACFNKIDIIRHDKCIEWMKNYDTFNEDVLNDETYMASFSRSCALMINEFYEGIKTVGISSKTIEGFNDIIKHLECLKEEFIDEYVAIIEKQVKRIKKRKEKDIKLKMESLLIEKQKQMPISTNNNKN
- a CDS encoding NIMA related kinase 3, putative, which translates into the protein MLALLLPTIRNTYEKQNVYMDYGYKFETVLEIMTSNSEIHLVRSLNTNETFISKVYDLYGINENDLKGYMNELHIMKKLENCENIVKIVDFIKKDDSLSFIIEFCNQGDLYSDILRRKINSDHYSENEIFNILNQILNGLSFIHKNGIIHGDLKSTNIFIKDGKIKIGDFGISQKGSNKNLGTLSFLSYESIKLNKTNKLSDLFQVGCILYELVTLSSPFSANNINDMIRLFEDKNYKNYIIKNISSFYSIQIVDIISKLLSLNALDRLEVISDYNIARNEDTKIICSNKLDYV